A single region of the Nicotiana sylvestris chromosome 6, ASM39365v2, whole genome shotgun sequence genome encodes:
- the LOC138871127 gene encoding uncharacterized mitochondrial protein AtMg00810-like, protein MEKQYQLCTKESVRSQVVNQLECSDLCIGRVSEIDKEKDDLYLLLLDGSSANKLRQQIKGCLAEDAISDNNVWHRRLGHVPARVIRIVIALTAMNQWPLFQMDVHNAFLQGDLEEEVIILVYVDDLLITGDDAGLIQEAKRTLQNNFKMKDLGTLKYFLGIEVRRSQQGILLCQRKYALELIADLGLSGSKPTLTPMEQNKKLTTAEYDEHCAISDDATLEDVREYQRLVGKLLYLTLTRLDITYSVQTLSQFIQSPKKSHLEAAYKIVKYVKNEPGVRVLMSAEKSTALGAFCDADWASSKLKEISNRLLGEVGNSLIAWKSKKQNTVARSSELEYRSMDQTVAKLMWLLGLLKELEINVNAPV, encoded by the exons ATGGAAAAACAATACCAATTATGTACCAAGGAAAGTGTAAGATCACAGGTGGTGAATCAATTAGAATGTTCT GACCTATGCATTGGGAGAGTGAGTGAGATTGATAAAGAAAAGGATGATCTTTACTTGTTATTACTAGATGGATCAAGTGCAAATAAGCTCAGACAACAGATTAAAGGTTGTTTGGCAGAAGATGCTATATCAGACAATAATGTGTGGCACAGAAGACTTGGACATGTACCAGCTAGAGTAATAAG GATTGTAATTGCCTTAACAGCTATGAATCAATGGCCATTGTTTCAGATGGATGTTCACAATGCCTTTCTTCAAGGTGACCTTGAGGAAGAG GTTATAATACTTGTGTATGTGGACGACCTTCTCATTACAGGTGATGATGCTGGTCTCATTCAAGAAGCCAAGAGAACTTTACAAAACAACTTTAAGATGAAGGACCTAGGGACTCTGAAGTACTTCCTAGGAATAGAGGTACGCAGATCACAACAGGGAATCTTGCTTTGCCAAAGAAAATATGCCTTGGAGCTGATTGCAGACTTAGGATTGTCAGGTTCTAAACCTACATTGACTCCAATGGAgcagaacaagaaacttactactGCTGAATATGATGAACACTGTGCCATCAGTGATGATGCAACATTAGAAGATGTAAGAGAGTACCAAAGACTGGTTGGGAAGCTACTTTACTTGACATTAACCAGGCTAGACATAACATATAGTGTGCAGACCTTGAGCCAATTTATCCAATCTCCTAAGAAGTCACACCTTGAAGCAGCTTACAAAATTGTGAAGTATGTGAAAAATGAGCCAGGAGTGAGAGTGTTGATGAGTGCAGAAAAGAGTACAGCCTTAGGAGCATTTTGTGATGCAGACTGGGCAAGCTCTAAACTCAAGGAAATCAGTAACAGGTTACTTGGTGAAGTTGGGAACTCCTTGATAGCTTGGAAGTCGAAGAAACAAAACACAGTAGCAAGAAGCTCAGAGTTAGAATACAGGAGCATGGATCAAACAGTGGCAAAACTTATGTGGCTACTAGGTTTACTCAAGGAGTTGGAAATTAATGTTAATGCCCCAGTTTAG
- the LOC138871128 gene encoding uncharacterized protein, with product MKIALRDKRKLGFIKGTCTKDQFTDDLGEDWKRVNAIVLTWIMNTVSPELVNGIVYASNAHEVWTDLQDRFDKINGLRIYNLHREIATVSQKQQKLFQFLMGLNDSFSAIKSQMLLMSPSPSVSRAYAMLINKKNQRKVCMTNTPMNEVNDSTALISSRNNSQKFKRYENLYCEFYRTKGHSKDTFYKLVGYPPSFKGKKKQEYRQANATIGDGFHAKDNAFQAATTADPNVERQGVHNYFTDKQYNQIIKLLNHDKGEEFAANMTGNTDSQLTQTCDTPWIIDIGGTNHMTSNINLLTDITKLPNTK from the exons ATGAAGATCGCATTGAGAGATAAACgaaaattagggttcataaaaggTACATGCACCAAGGATCAATTCACTGATGATCTAGGCGAAGATTGGAAACGTGTTAATGCCATAGTTTTAACTTGGATCATGAACACTGTCTCGCCGGAGTTAGTGAATGGGATAGTGTATGCCAGCAATGCGCATGAGGTTTGGACTGATTTACAGGATCGTTTTGATAAAATCAATGGATTGAGGATCTATAATCTTCATCGTGAAATTGCTACAGTTTCTCAAA AACAACAAAAGCTTTTTCAATTTTTGATGGGATTAAATGATAGCTTTAGTGCCATTAAAAGTCAGATGCTACTCATGTCTCCATCACCAAGTGTGAGTCGTGCTTATGCTATGCTAATTAATAAAAAGAATCAAAGGAAAGTCTGTATGACCAATACACCTATGAATGAGGTGAATGATTCTACTGCTTTGATAAGTTCAAGAAATAATTCACAGAAGTTCAAAAGGTATGAAAATCTATACTGTGAGTTTTATAGAACCAAAGGCCACTCTAAAGATACTTTTTATAAATTGGTGGGCTATCCACCTAGTTTCAAAGGAAAGAAGAAGCAGGAGTATCGACAAGCTAATGCAACCATAGGTGATGGATTTCATGCAAAGGATAATGCGTTTCAAGCAGCCACAACTGCAGATCCTAATGTGGAAAGACAAGGAGTGCACAACTATTTTACTGATAAGCAGTATAACCAGATAATAAAGCTATTGAATCATGACAAGGGAGAAGAATTTGCAGCTAATATGACAGGTAATACTGATTCTCAATTGACTCAAACATGTGATACTCCTTGGATCATTGATATAGGAGGAACAAATCATATGACTTCAAACATTAACTTGCTGACTGATATAACTAAATTACCTAACACCAAATGA